Proteins encoded together in one Salmo trutta chromosome 3, fSalTru1.1, whole genome shotgun sequence window:
- the LOC115171140 gene encoding AP-1 complex-associated regulatory protein, with the protein MGNCWAYCSGIFRREANIIQRGGGSKYFRSSTTGEHYTIEFENLVESDEAESPQSFHRPISEDEIIHLKEHRYAAISDQQTLIDEKLQAELLAQEEKLRLEEEARNAAQREAARLARERKLKELAQRKKSKAAVHPRKHGSGEDFDVYLQNVKVMSEAFRSSRLSSETNVITPNTESSWDFKTRSTNDDGTSLDLEWEDEEGMNQVVPAWERSKTEEDILRAALRPGRKQTTSGTASASEDSNALEWENDFVSAHGEENAEDSEYECFVNPVMDMHTPSEETPPVEITAPETEKR; encoded by the exons ATGGGAAACTGTTGGGCTTATTGTTCTGGAATTTTCAGAAGAGAAGCAAACATTATACAACGAGGAGGCGG GTCAAAATACTTTAGAAGCAGTACAACTGGGGAACATTATACAATAGAG TTTGAAAACCTTGTTGAGAGTGATGAG GCAGAGAGCCCACAAAGCTTTCACAG GCCTATCAGTGAAGATGAGATCATCCACCTCAAAGAGCACCGGTATGCTGCTATTTCCGATCAGCAGACCTTGATAGACGAGAAGTTGCAAGCAGAG TTATTAGCACAAGAGGAGAAGTTAAGGCTAGAAGAGGAGGCTAGAAATGCTGCCCAGCGTGAGGCCGCCAGGCTGGCACGCGAGCGAAAGCTAAAGGAG CTTGCACAACGGAAAAAAAGCAAGGCAGCAGTCCATCCAAGAAA GCATGGCTCAGGTGAAGACTTTGATGTCTACCTACAGAATGTGAAAGTCATGTCAGAAGCCTTCAGGAGCAGCA GGCTGTCCTCTGAGACTAATGTGATCACTCCCAACACGGAGAGCAGCTGGGACTTCAAGACCCGCTCCACCAACGATGACGGAACCTCACTGGACCTGGAGTGGGAGGACGAGGAAG GGATGAACCAGGTGGTCCCAGCGTGGGAGAGGTCTAAAACCGAGGAGGACATACTCCGAGCGGCACTCCGGCCGGGCAGGAAGCAGACGACCAGCGGTACGGCCTCCGCCTCTGAGGACTCCAACGCCCTGGAGTGGGAGAACGACTTTGTGAGCGCTCACGGCGAGGAGAATGCAGAGGACTCTGAATACGAGTGCTTTGTCAACCCCGTCATGGATATGCACACCCCATCTGAGGAAACACCACCGGTAGAGATAACTGCACCAGAGACTGAGAAGAGATAG